Genomic DNA from Candidatus Koribacter versatilis Ellin345:
CTGGGCGCGACGGCAATGGAATGCCGCGCAACGCCTGCGCAAGACCTACCTCACGACGATGGTGATTGCGCTGTACTTCAACTTCTTCGTGCTGGTGGCGCAGTCGTTCCAGAAGGTACCAGCGCTGCATGCGCTCGCGCCTACGCAGAAGGAACCGCCGTTCCAGATCGCGCAGGGCGTCGTGCTGGTCCTGTTCATCACGCTGGGGATTCTTAGCGTGCGTCGCTTCCATGGGGAAGGGTCGGCCAAGGTGCTCTCGCGCGCGGCGTAGGAAAAGCTAAAAATCAGCGCCAGGGAGGTGCCTGCAATTCAGGGTACCCCCTCCCCCCTCTAATTTTGCAAATTCCTCATAACGTTGGACTTAGCTTGTGCATAGTCCGCAAATTCTTCATTCCACAGATACTTAGAGGTAAATTCCTCTCGGCGTAAGAGTTAGAGAGCATTTTCGGATGTTGAACGGCAAAACCCTTCAACACGAAGGGCACGAAGTACGCGAAGGTTTCAAAGAGCGATTGCGTCCAGCGGGAGTATCCCACTACGACAGGTTATTCGGTTGGTGTCGTGAAGAATGTGATGGCGGACACGGGTTCGCGTGCGGTGGGTCACAGGGATGGCATAGAAGACGCGCGAAATTTCCATCGAAAACCGCGTGAAAATGCTCGACCACCCCAGCCAGCGCAAAAGCTGCGCTCGCCGGGGACCCCGAAGAAGCCGCACCGCCCCTGAAGGGGCTTGGAGATTCCTCGTCACCTTTCACGACGCTAGCGCGTCGTGCTTAGAAGCCCAACCGCCCTTCGGGCTGATCAGAGGTCATCCCAGACTGCGCAGAGGCAGGCGATTTCCTTGATCTTGCCGTGTTTCTTGTGCTCGTCGTTGTCGAACTGGATGTACACGATGCACTCTTTGTCGCATTCGTCAGTGGGTTTGCACCGGAGATAGACGCGGTGCGTCTTCTCTTCTTTCTTTTCATCCTTCTTCTGAAATTCGAGTTTGCATCGGCGTGGATCGGGATCGTGGTATTGCTGCCAATCGTCTTTGTCGAGCTTGAT
This window encodes:
- a CDS encoding membrane protein — encoded protein: MLLQAFTLFHVAISLAAIVSGFVVVSGLLNNRAYAGTTSFFLATTALTSITGFLFPFHGITPGIVLGVLSLIVLAIAYWARRQWNAAQRLRKTYLTTMVIALYFNFFVLVAQSFQKVPALHALAPTQKEPPFQIAQGVVLVLFITLGILSVRRFHGEGSAKVLSRAA